ATTGCGCGTGTTGCAAATAATtgcagataattaatttaattctccaagtatttgattattatgagaatcaatattttataaaagaaattattttaaacttacaaCAGTTTTTctccttttttacattttgccAACAAGTTATTAACAATTGCCAGGCGTGtttgtatttttgatttaaCGTTGAAAAAAgagaaattgttattttttgtctGAAATTTTTGTTgtgataatttgtaattaattatttgtatgagataaatattacttgatcattaaaataattataattatttgtcaaCCTATTTTTTCGTGTTTGCTATTCGTTcggtatatttgttaatttagaaCCTGTTACCGTTTCAGATGGAGAAGATCTTCAGTTACGCGTGGAAAGGTAAGCGCGGCATGAACATGGATGGCCCGGAGGACGGCAAAGGCCCGGAGGAGGAGAAAGGGCCTCAGGAGGGCAAAGCGCCGCAGGAGAACTACATCAATGACGACCAGGGGCTGCAGAGGCGACACAACGTCGACACCCTCTTACAGGTAAACTCTACACATAGACGCCAGAAATAAATGGCGAACGAgtgggaaatatttttattcaaataataaaaatacacgaaACTAACGGTCATCGccatattgtaataattatgacGTCATTCTTGATTAAATCCGGttacaataaatgtaatacGATTTGAATACTGCTAAGAGTGGAGAAGAGAGAATATATGGATATGTTTTGAGGTTCACTCGTGACATCGATTCCATGatattttactttgaattatttttctCTGAGCAAATACAAGATTACCAAATCGTGTGTCTGACTTTACTACGtgtatatcattataattgtGATTCAAGGTCCATTTCTTCGGGAAGAAGGGAACGAACGATCTGAAGTTCGAGGGTTTCCGGCAGTTCATGGAGAACTTGCAGACCGAGGTCTTGGAGCTGGAGTTCCACGAGTTTGCAAAGGGTATATTTGATTTTCATTCACTCACTTATCGCAAGAAAAAAGTTtagattaattttaagaaaaggGGCGCGTGTCTATGTCTGTGTCTATGGGCCTCACTTGATACTTTCTCGTACAAACACCGGCCATGGAAAAAATTGGAATATCTttcgattaattataaaaagagaCTAGCCCACATTACAGCACAGGTGCTCTCTCCCATAGAGTAGCATAGGAGAGCATACTGTTGCCATCCTATGGGTCGGCAAATTTGACACGACTGCAAATAATCCAATCGCAAACTTTATggaaattaaaacaacattttagTGCGTTTAGCAGTAGGTCCGCCGGTAAGGGAGCGGCGCCCGTCACGAAGGGCCCGCCGAGTCGAATTCCTCGCCATTTCCAGGGCACGAGACGATATCGGAGGTGGACTTCGCGAAGATCCTGCTGCGCTACACGTACCTGGACACGGACGAGTACGATATGTACCTGGACCGGCTGCTGGACCGCGTGACGGACGAGCGCGGCATCACGTTCGAGGAGTTCAAGACGTTCTGCCAGTTCCTCAACAACCTGGAGGACTTCACGATCGCCATGCGCATGTACACGCTGGCCGACCACCCCATCTCCAAGGAGGAGTTCCAGCGCGCCGTGCGCGTGTGCACGGGGCAGGAGCACTCGCCGCGCCTCGTCGCCACCGTGTTCGCCATCTTCGACGCCGACGGCGACGGCCGCCTCAGCTACAAGGAGTTCATCGCCATCATGAAGGACCGCCTGCACCGCGGGTTCAAGGTGCGCCCCGACCCCGAGACAACCCCCCCGCTAACCGTCACCGCCCCCCCCTGTAGCACTGTGTTGAACGGCTTTTGTTTTGACCCCTAACGACCTCAACCTCACCCCCCCCCTGTAGCGCTGTGTTGAACGGCTCTTGTTTGGTTGGCAGTCGTACGCGAAGAACGAGGGCTGGGACGCCTTCAAGTCCTGCGTCAAGCAAGAGATGAAGAGCGCCGTGTGAGCGCCGCCCCGACGCCGCCCCACGCCTGCGCTCTGAACAAGCAGTTCACGGGACTGCACTCTCTAGACATATATACTCTGTGTAATTAGCTTGAtgcgaattataaaaaattaaacacaacacTCATTAGAtgcaaatgtaaacaaaaaacaatatacataatggCAGTATTCACAGAGTAAAAATGTTACCGCGAGTATAAGCCACTAATCCATAGCACTTTACATTTAGCGTTTTCAAattgaaaatactttattctaATTCATTATGTGGAAATAATCTGGAAGAATCATTGACTGACATAACTAATTTCCTCGTAACCTTTTTTTAAACGGAAAATAAGTAATCGTGTTGcctcataaaaaaatgtgtcataaatataaatactaatttattattttattttgtgcctTAGCTTGAGATTACTAACCTAAATTAAGTATCATGTACTTAATCGCTTgtgatatttgaataaattgccAGAATAGTATCagtatacatttaaatgttgTGATGTCTTGTAAAAATTTGGTTGTACtttgctttatatattattttattttaatttaaatgtcaaacgTAACTCGCTAGCGAACaaatttagtaatttcataacttttttttttgctcaGATGTTGTAACTTAAAACTTCGAACGAATTAATCTAATCTAAATGTGGTTTTTCTTCTATATCACATAACCAGTAATCATTCTGtgtaaaatcaaaaattttactaaGTTTTTTTGCCAAATTAACTTGTACCTtatgacaatttttaattaaaaatgtatcggTGTAGCCTGACGTTGGCTCGTTcctaagtatttaataaaacagtagGTTACACTAACTCGTGCACAATTCGAAGTGATTTCATTGGCTAGTCATACGCAAGTAAGTACGCAC
The genomic region above belongs to Vanessa cardui chromosome 21, ilVanCard2.1, whole genome shotgun sequence and contains:
- the LOC124538868 gene encoding calcium uptake protein 3, mitochondrial isoform X1; translated protein: MATLSRTSGKLLRKVQFLPNLSRNYSSVKCKKINKYVWNTCACVIGGGILLYAANVKNRGIVYALKAKQPEELKAVKLTSRERRFIKFASVEYGGQLYMTPQDFLESVVEQEPRPRLKRRVLTTKEIEQLRDQVPPLKKGSSQMFRSMRDRGIISYTEYLFLLSILTKPASGFEIAFNMFDTDGNQRVDKNEFLVIQRLLGGSLKERKDIDADTEKALLTLVSSSVLKQKVVQAERNLESSPKPSLMEKIFSYAWKGKRGMNMDGPEDGKGPEEEKGPQEGKAPQENYINDDQGLQRRHNVDTLLQVHFFGKKGTNDLKFEGFRQFMENLQTEVLELEFHEFAKGHETISEVDFAKILLRYTYLDTDEYDMYLDRLLDRVTDERGITFEEFKTFCQFLNNLEDFTIAMRMYTLADHPISKEEFQRAVRVCTGQEHSPRLVATVFAIFDADGDGRLSYKEFIAIMKDRLHRGFKSYAKNEGWDAFKSCVKQEMKSAV
- the LOC124538868 gene encoding calcium uptake protein 3, mitochondrial isoform X2 codes for the protein MATLSRTSGKLLRKVQFLPNLSRNYSSVKCKKINKYVWNTCACVIGGGILLYAANVKNRGIVYALKAKQPEELKAVKLTSRERRFIKFASVEYGGQLYMTPQDFLESVVEQEPRPRLKRRVLTTKEIEQLRDQVPPLKKGSSQMFRSMRDRGIISYTEYLFLLSILTKPASGFEIAFNMFDTDGNQRVDKNEFLVIQRLLGGSLKERKDIDADTEKAMEKIFSYAWKGKRGMNMDGPEDGKGPEEEKGPQEGKAPQENYINDDQGLQRRHNVDTLLQVHFFGKKGTNDLKFEGFRQFMENLQTEVLELEFHEFAKGHETISEVDFAKILLRYTYLDTDEYDMYLDRLLDRVTDERGITFEEFKTFCQFLNNLEDFTIAMRMYTLADHPISKEEFQRAVRVCTGQEHSPRLVATVFAIFDADGDGRLSYKEFIAIMKDRLHRGFKSYAKNEGWDAFKSCVKQEMKSAV
- the LOC124538868 gene encoding calcium uptake protein 3, mitochondrial isoform X3 — protein: MATLSRTSGKLLRKVQFLPNLSRNYSSVKCKKINKYVWNTCACVIGGGILLYAANVKNRGIVYALKAKQPEELKAVKLTSRERRFIKFASVEYGGQLYMTPQDFLESVVEQEPRPRLKRRVLTTKEIEQLRDQVPPLKKGSSQMFRSMRDRGIISYTEYLFLLSILTKPASGFEIAFNMFDTDGNQRVDKNEFLVMEKIFSYAWKGKRGMNMDGPEDGKGPEEEKGPQEGKAPQENYINDDQGLQRRHNVDTLLQVHFFGKKGTNDLKFEGFRQFMENLQTEVLELEFHEFAKGHETISEVDFAKILLRYTYLDTDEYDMYLDRLLDRVTDERGITFEEFKTFCQFLNNLEDFTIAMRMYTLADHPISKEEFQRAVRVCTGQEHSPRLVATVFAIFDADGDGRLSYKEFIAIMKDRLHRGFKSYAKNEGWDAFKSCVKQEMKSAV
- the LOC124538868 gene encoding calcium uptake protein 3, mitochondrial isoform X4, encoding MQPEELKAVKLTSRERRFIKFASVEYGGQLYMTPQDFLESVVEQEPRPRLKRRVLTTKEIEQLRDQVPPLKKGSSQMFRSMRDRGIISYTEYLFLLSILTKPASGFEIAFNMFDTDGNQRVDKNEFLVIQRLLGGSLKERKDIDADTEKALLTLVSSSVLKQKVVQAERNLESSPKPSLMEKIFSYAWKGKRGMNMDGPEDGKGPEEEKGPQEGKAPQENYINDDQGLQRRHNVDTLLQVHFFGKKGTNDLKFEGFRQFMENLQTEVLELEFHEFAKGHETISEVDFAKILLRYTYLDTDEYDMYLDRLLDRVTDERGITFEEFKTFCQFLNNLEDFTIAMRMYTLADHPISKEEFQRAVRVCTGQEHSPRLVATVFAIFDADGDGRLSYKEFIAIMKDRLHRGFKSYAKNEGWDAFKSCVKQEMKSAV